One Dreissena polymorpha isolate Duluth1 chromosome 9, UMN_Dpol_1.0, whole genome shotgun sequence genomic window carries:
- the LOC127845633 gene encoding protein phosphatase 1 regulatory subunit 12B-like: MLSPRKNKKHDTILHLCARASTPLYTVNRLVRAGVDINAVNKEGESPLSIAILEQNTNLAKFLVEAGCRVDFSEFTSPMYIACMKNRHDVVCYLLSEGFNVSAAPWFRHIPCKNLKADDLVLWETILRRMDHPVSLKESCRTVIRKALRPKNVKKLHALDLPKSIKAWIVSDNIYSDKPIVRAAIRHTSISEWRAWKCMMAKILSNLSSRGVMDMNMF, from the exons ATGTTATCACCCCG cAAAAACAAGAAGCACGACACTATTCTTCATCTCTGCGCTCGTGCGTCTACCCCCCTTTATACTGTGAACCGACTTGTACGTGCTGGTGTCGATATTAATGCTGTGAACAAGGAGGGGGAATCGCCGTTAAGTATTGCAATTCTCGAACAAAACACTAATCTCGCGAAGTTCCTTGTGGAAGCTGGTTGCAGGGTTGACTTTTCCGAGTTTACTTCCCCTATGTACATTGCTTGCATGAAGAACAGACATGACGTTGTCTGTTATCTATTATCTGAGGGGTTTAACGTGAGCGCCGCGCCATGGTTTAGGCATATCCCTTGCAAGAATCTGAAAGCCGATGACCTTGTTCTTTGGGAGACGATTCTTCGTCGAATGGACCATCCTGTGTCACTCAAGGAGAGCTGCAGAACCGTCATCAGAAAGGCTTTACgaccaaaaaatgtaaaaaagctCCATGCACTGGATTTGCCGAAATCGATAAAGGCTTGGATTGTGAGTGATAACATTTATAGCGATAAACCTATAGTGAGAGCGGCCATTCGTCATACGTCCATCTCAGAGTGGCGGGCATGGAAGTGTATGATGGCGAAGATTCTTAGCAATCTATCcagccgtggcgtaatggatatgaaTATGttctag